One region of Sulfurisphaera ohwakuensis genomic DNA includes:
- a CDS encoding HEPN domain-containing protein, giving the protein MLDYNEFDRWFKSAKLTLESAKHDLSGGFYNWACFKSQQAAEFAVKAYFYGIGQPKTGHTISSLLNLLNASQDLIDKAKYLDKLYVPTRYPDVWEEETPAYYYTKKEAEEAIKYAEEIIKYVEELWRMLSQKEKEREER; this is encoded by the coding sequence GTGTTAGACTACAACGAATTTGATAGATGGTTTAAATCAGCTAAGCTTACCTTAGAAAGTGCTAAGCATGATCTTAGCGGTGGGTTCTATAATTGGGCTTGCTTTAAATCGCAACAAGCTGCTGAGTTTGCTGTTAAAGCTTATTTTTATGGTATTGGACAACCTAAAACTGGACATACGATATCAAGTTTATTAAATTTACTGAACGCTTCTCAAGATCTCATTGATAAGGCCAAGTATTTAGATAAATTATATGTTCCAACCAGATATCCAGATGTATGGGAAGAGGAAACACCAGCATACTATTATACCAAGAAGGAGGCTGAAGAAGCTATAAAATATGCTGAAGAAATAATAAAATACGTAGAGGAACTTTGGAGGATGTTATCTCAAAAAGAGAAAGAGAGAGAAGAAAGGTAA
- a CDS encoding RNA-guided endonuclease InsQ/TnpB family protein: MPNVGFRFRAYADDQTIRGLKAQLRLACEMYNTLRWADIYFYQRDGKGLTQTELRQLALDLRKQDKEYQQLYSQVVQQIADRYYDARDRFFKGLAHFPKEKKPHKYYSLVYPQSGWKILESREIRTKSRKNKKKLVLLRLSNLGVFKVIVHRDFPLDKVKRVVVKLTRSERVYVSFMVEGVGFSQLPKTGKVVAIDVGVEKLLTTSDGFYFPNLRPYERALEKIRKLHKVLSRKEFLSKNWFKAKVKLARGYEHLKNLRQDLYMKLGKWFAQHYDVVVMEDIDVKQLVEESERKLRMRLHDVAFHELKRILEYQLEKYGKKLLLINPAYTSKMCAKCGYVKKELTLTDRVFSCPKCGWVTDRDYNASLNILKRSGWEPSLVPVELYPLPVAKSYGQGGAMKQEAPPFRAG; this comes from the coding sequence ATGCCCAACGTAGGGTTCCGCTTTCGTGCATATGCTGACGATCAAACAATTAGGGGGTTAAAAGCCCAGTTGAGGTTAGCATGTGAGATGTACAACACCCTACGCTGGGCAGATATCTATTTCTACCAAAGGGACGGAAAGGGTCTTACACAAACGGAGTTAAGACAGCTCGCTCTAGATCTAAGAAAGCAAGATAAGGAGTACCAACAACTCTACTCACAAGTAGTACAGCAAATTGCCGATCGTTATTACGATGCTAGGGATAGGTTCTTCAAAGGTCTAGCACACTTTCCTAAGGAGAAGAAACCCCATAAGTACTACTCTCTTGTTTACCCACAAAGTGGATGGAAAATACTTGAGAGCAGGGAAATAAGGACTAAGAGTAGGAAGAATAAGAAGAAGCTGGTGTTATTGAGGTTATCAAATCTCGGCGTGTTTAAGGTCATTGTTCATAGGGACTTCCCGCTTGACAAAGTAAAGAGGGTGGTAGTTAAGCTAACACGTTCAGAGAGAGTATATGTCTCCTTCATGGTTGAAGGTGTTGGATTCTCTCAACTCCCAAAGACTGGTAAGGTAGTTGCAATAGATGTTGGGGTAGAGAAACTCTTAACCACGAGTGATGGGTTCTATTTCCCTAACTTGAGACCTTATGAGAGGGCACTTGAGAAGATAAGGAAACTCCACAAGGTTCTCTCGAGGAAAGAGTTCTTGTCGAAAAATTGGTTTAAAGCAAAAGTGAAGTTAGCTAGGGGTTATGAACACTTGAAGAACTTGAGACAAGACCTCTATATGAAGTTGGGTAAGTGGTTCGCACAACATTATGACGTTGTAGTAATGGAGGATATAGATGTTAAACAACTGGTGGAGGAGTCAGAAAGGAAGTTGAGGATGAGGTTACACGATGTTGCATTCCATGAGTTGAAGAGAATACTAGAATATCAGTTGGAAAAATATGGAAAGAAACTGTTGTTAATAAATCCAGCATATACTTCAAAGATGTGTGCCAAATGCGGGTACGTAAAGAAAGAGTTAACTTTGACTGACCGTGTGTTCAGCTGTCCTAAGTGTGGTTGGGTTACTGATCGTGACTATAATGCTTCCTTAAACATATTGAAGAGATCGGGGTGGGAGCCATCCTTAGTGCCTGTGGAGCTCTACCCTCTACCCGTAGCGAAAAGCTACGGGCAAGGTGGGGCTATGAAGCAGGAAGCTCCGCCCTTCAGGGCGGGGTAG
- a CDS encoding DedA family protein, with translation MYVFQGLSGYLLLLGLMIGEGIGLPIPSEVIMPLVGYYSYEGSISLYMGVISGTVGSLIGSIIAYYIGFFLGFPFLKKYGKYLLINEKRIDALHSWFIKYGDFAVFGFRFVPELRALISYPAGIAKMSMLRFFAFTLLGHLIWDISLSILGYHYANEINYVISLAEKFGVYAIGITIILIVIYVIIKFAKK, from the coding sequence ATGTACGTATTTCAAGGTTTAAGCGGTTATCTTCTTCTCCTGGGTTTGATGATTGGAGAAGGAATTGGTTTACCAATTCCCAGCGAAGTAATAATGCCTTTAGTTGGATATTATTCCTATGAAGGGAGCATATCATTATACATGGGAGTAATTTCTGGTACTGTAGGTAGTCTAATAGGATCAATTATAGCGTACTATATTGGGTTTTTCTTAGGATTTCCTTTCCTTAAGAAATATGGTAAGTACTTACTAATTAACGAGAAAAGAATTGATGCTTTACATAGTTGGTTTATAAAATACGGCGACTTTGCAGTTTTTGGGTTCAGATTTGTCCCAGAGCTTAGGGCCTTAATCTCTTATCCCGCTGGAATAGCAAAAATGAGTATGCTAAGATTTTTTGCATTTACACTCTTAGGTCATTTAATATGGGATATTTCTTTATCAATATTAGGTTATCATTACGCGAACGAAATCAATTATGTGATAAGTTTAGCTGAAAAATTCGGAGTTTATGCTATAGGGATAACAATTATTCTCATAGTGATTTATGTTATAATAAAATTTGCTAAAAAATAA
- a CDS encoding DUF3834 domain-containing protein, which translates to MIISTVPGPVAYPLIASTMKRHDFEIKFEKVPNANVYLDAIPLLGKIDYVLLSKLLIITPKIGKKIAVWKKGSANDIFLQLLIKLYNISPQLVYTDNPLEVHKLYQNGEVDSALVTVGVTTEGIVIEDLFKSKGVTLPGICGAKGENEDFSSIYKEGIDLFKENPEEVSEYIADNLPVSRPSSFIESIFKNAEYKVERVNFNFDELKNGVLHDTSSLY; encoded by the coding sequence GTGATAATTTCTACAGTTCCTGGACCAGTAGCATATCCATTAATTGCCTCAACAATGAAGAGGCACGATTTTGAAATTAAATTTGAAAAAGTCCCTAATGCTAATGTGTATCTAGATGCAATACCTCTTCTTGGAAAAATTGATTATGTTCTATTATCTAAGCTTCTAATTATAACTCCTAAAATTGGTAAAAAGATTGCGGTATGGAAAAAGGGAAGTGCTAATGACATTTTTTTACAACTTCTGATAAAACTTTATAATATTTCTCCCCAGCTTGTTTATACAGATAATCCGCTTGAAGTACACAAATTATACCAGAACGGTGAAGTAGACTCTGCGCTAGTAACTGTGGGTGTTACCACTGAAGGAATAGTTATAGAAGATCTATTTAAGAGTAAAGGAGTTACATTACCTGGAATTTGTGGTGCTAAAGGTGAAAATGAAGATTTTTCCTCAATCTATAAAGAGGGTATTGATCTATTTAAAGAAAATCCAGAGGAAGTATCAGAATATATTGCAGATAATTTACCAGTATCTAGGCCTTCAAGTTTTATAGAGAGCATATTTAAAAATGCTGAATACAAGGTGGAAAGAGTAAACTTCAACTTTGATGAACTAAAAAATGGGGTACTCCATGATACTTCTTCACTCTACTAA
- a CDS encoding creatininase family protein: MILLHSTKDDIYGKIPLIPIGSIEQHGPHLPMGTDSIIVEEIARRIEKMLSDKILLFPTIYYTCSIEHGDFPYFGVSYITMISYLTELINQLARYFDKAIILNGHGGNESLLDIVKRSINFQNRHFKLYIYSIVGKGLEYFKIRDLHAGTVESSIIKYINPRLVREGKLKDVDYTVKDGVFNTITTSDANPHGIINLDGDVKIDERLGEEFINRVINDLYSFILSLK; this comes from the coding sequence ATGATACTTCTTCACTCTACTAAAGACGATATTTACGGAAAAATACCATTAATACCAATTGGAAGTATTGAGCAACACGGACCTCATTTACCTATGGGGACTGATTCTATAATCGTTGAGGAAATAGCAAGGAGAATAGAAAAAATGTTAAGTGATAAGATCCTTCTTTTTCCCACAATATATTATACTTGTTCAATAGAACACGGTGATTTTCCATACTTTGGGGTTTCTTATATTACAATGATTTCATATTTAACGGAATTAATTAATCAACTGGCAAGGTATTTTGATAAGGCAATAATATTAAACGGTCATGGAGGAAATGAATCATTGCTTGATATCGTGAAAAGAAGTATCAATTTTCAAAACAGACACTTTAAACTTTACATATATTCGATCGTTGGAAAAGGGTTAGAGTATTTTAAAATACGCGATTTGCATGCTGGAACAGTAGAGTCTTCTATAATTAAATACATAAATCCCAGATTAGTTAGAGAGGGAAAATTAAAGGATGTTGATTATACAGTCAAGGACGGAGTGTTCAACACAATAACTACATCTGATGCAAATCCTCATGGTATAATAAACCTAGATGGTGATGTTAAGATAGATGAAAGACTTGGCGAGGAGTTCATAAATCGCGTTATAAATGATTTGTACTCTTTTATTTTATCTTTGAAGTAA
- a CDS encoding winged helix-turn-helix domain-containing protein, translating to MLSELKEKILSIINSYNRPVLFKDIKDQLNISTDALKRELNYLIKEGLIKKEKGRYALTEAGKKLLQR from the coding sequence ATGCTGAGTGAATTAAAAGAAAAGATTCTTAGTATAATCAATTCTTATAATAGACCAGTGCTCTTTAAAGATATAAAGGATCAGCTTAATATTTCTACTGACGCTTTAAAAAGAGAACTTAACTATTTGATTAAAGAAGGACTTATTAAAAAAGAGAAAGGAAGATATGCACTTACAGAAGCTGGAAAAAAGTTACTTCAAAGATAA
- a CDS encoding isochorismatase family cysteine hydrolase, whose amino-acid sequence MAWFNLEELKKYIRRDNSVLVVWDVQEALVNSIFNKEEFLEKLKELISAARQYNVPIVYTKITPYPERFQNPAFRRNFNPGDIVKEVYPQPGDVVLNKNTPSIFVGTNFELMLRNVGITTIVFTGIATDIGVETSARHAQALGFLPVIAKEAVSSADKAAHERSLANLQKLMLVLNNKEIIERWSA is encoded by the coding sequence ATGGCCTGGTTCAACCTTGAAGAGCTAAAAAAGTATATAAGAAGAGATAATTCAGTTCTAGTTGTTTGGGATGTACAAGAAGCATTAGTAAATAGTATTTTCAATAAAGAAGAATTCTTAGAGAAACTAAAGGAATTAATTTCTGCGGCTAGACAGTACAACGTTCCTATAGTTTACACGAAAATTACTCCTTATCCAGAAAGGTTCCAAAATCCAGCATTTAGGAGAAACTTTAATCCTGGTGATATAGTTAAAGAAGTTTATCCCCAACCGGGTGATGTAGTACTTAACAAGAACACACCTAGTATATTTGTTGGTACAAACTTTGAATTAATGTTAAGGAATGTAGGAATTACAACAATTGTATTTACGGGTATTGCTACTGATATTGGTGTTGAAACATCTGCTAGACATGCACAAGCTTTAGGTTTCTTACCGGTAATTGCTAAAGAAGCCGTATCTTCAGCTGATAAGGCAGCTCATGAAAGGTCACTGGCTAATCTTCAAAAACTAATGTTAGTATTAAATAACAAGGAAATCATAGAAAGATGGTCAGCTTAA